A window from Flavobacterium sp. 83 encodes these proteins:
- a CDS encoding response regulator transcription factor yields MKILLIEDEPELQKSIEQYLEMEGNIVEISPDFSHAQQKIAIYDYDCILVDITLPNGSGLDLLKEIKLKKSKAGIIIISAKNSLDDKVNGLDLGADDYLPKPFHLSELNSRIKALIRRKSFDGNLEISINEIKILPHERRVLVHNNDIILTSKEYDLLLYFISNKNRVVSKSALAEHLWGDNSDRLDNFDFIYNHVKNLRKKLLEKKCEDYLQTIYGIGYNFKTQE; encoded by the coding sequence ATGAAAATACTCCTAATAGAAGACGAGCCAGAATTGCAAAAAAGCATTGAGCAATACCTTGAAATGGAAGGGAATATTGTTGAGATTTCTCCTGATTTTTCTCATGCGCAACAGAAAATTGCGATTTACGATTATGATTGTATTTTGGTTGATATTACTTTGCCAAACGGCTCTGGTTTAGATTTACTCAAAGAAATTAAACTGAAAAAATCTAAAGCGGGTATTATAATAATTTCTGCAAAAAATTCTCTTGATGATAAAGTAAATGGTTTGGACCTTGGAGCGGATGATTATTTGCCAAAGCCCTTTCATTTGTCGGAACTTAATTCACGAATTAAAGCTTTGATTAGAAGAAAAAGTTTTGATGGAAATTTAGAAATTAGTATCAATGAAATAAAAATTTTGCCTCACGAAAGACGTGTTTTAGTTCATAATAATGATATAATTTTGACGTCAAAAGAATATGATTTATTGCTTTACTTTATATCTAATAAAAATAGAGTAGTGAGCAAAAGTGCGCTTGCAGAACATCTTTGGGGTGATAATTCGGATAGATTGGATAACTTCGATTTTATATACAATCACGTGAAAAATCTGCGCAAAAAATTATTGGAAAAAAAATGCGAAGATTATTTGCAAACTATTTATGGCATAGGTTATAATTTTAAAACTCAAGAATGA
- a CDS encoding response regulator, which produces MNNSAEILIIDDEIQIRKLLEIALDSNGYKTIFAVNGKEGISLAANHQPDLIILDLGLPDEDGQVVLKRLREWYKKPILILTVKNTEEEIVKALDNGANDYLAKPFRTQELLARIRTALRNLNQDENEPIIGFGAISIDFTSRIVKLKNEILKLTTTEYNLLSILVKNEGRVLTHQYLLKQVWGNSYSDQTQYLRVFVAQLRKKIEEDPNRPKFIITESGVGYRFNTS; this is translated from the coding sequence ATGAATAATTCAGCCGAAATATTAATCATAGACGATGAAATCCAAATTAGGAAACTACTCGAAATCGCTTTAGATTCTAATGGATATAAAACTATTTTCGCTGTAAATGGAAAGGAAGGTATATCCCTTGCAGCAAACCATCAGCCGGATTTAATCATCTTGGATTTAGGTTTGCCAGACGAAGATGGACAGGTAGTTTTAAAAAGATTGAGAGAATGGTATAAAAAGCCCATCTTGATTTTAACCGTAAAAAACACCGAAGAAGAAATTGTAAAAGCACTCGATAATGGGGCCAATGATTATTTGGCAAAACCATTTAGAACCCAAGAATTATTAGCTAGAATTCGCACCGCTTTAAGGAATTTAAACCAAGATGAAAATGAACCAATAATCGGGTTTGGAGCAATTTCGATTGATTTTACTTCGAGAATTGTCAAGTTAAAAAATGAAATTTTAAAATTAACAACCACTGAATATAATTTGCTTTCCATTTTGGTTAAAAATGAAGGCAGAGTACTCACACATCAGTATTTGCTCAAACAAGTTTGGGGCAACAGCTATTCTGACCAAACACAATACCTGCGTGTTTTTGTGGCTCAACTTCGTAAAAAAATAGAAGAAGACCCAAACCGACCTAAATTTATCATCACAGAATCCGGAGTCGGTTATCGCTTTAACACCAGCTAA
- a CDS encoding L-serine ammonia-lyase: protein MEECISVFDMLKIGVGPSSSHTLGPWRAAERFLSELKNENLIPKVNRVKVDLYGSLSLTGKGHATDLAIMLGLSGQDPEYIPISDIDKIIKSIKDKNEINLGNENQIPFHFSHDIIFNKNFLPFHANGLTFTAYITDDKEYTSTFYSIGGGFVVKEERINAKKKIAIKCAFPFPIDKATELLDYCRKENKKISEIVYENEKSMRSEEVIHHELMRIWNTMLESMYIGCHSEGILPGGLHVRRRAFDMHQNLIGLANYNSPQTWLQEIRKTEVKFRQILKWVSCFALAVNEVNAALGRVVTAPTNGSAGVIPAVLMYYLVIENHNAGEKEIKQFLMVASEIGSIFKKGSTISAAMGGCQAEIGVSSSMAAAALCELMGGTPEQVLMAAEIAMEHHLGLTCDPIGGLVQIPCIERNTMGAIKAINAAELALSTDPKNAKVPLDKVVDTMWQTAKDMNNKYKETSEGGLAIAVNMADC, encoded by the coding sequence ATGGAAGAATGTATCTCTGTTTTTGATATGCTTAAAATTGGTGTTGGCCCCTCTAGTTCTCACACACTTGGGCCTTGGCGTGCAGCAGAACGTTTTCTGAGTGAATTGAAAAACGAAAATTTAATTCCTAAAGTAAACAGAGTAAAAGTAGATTTATATGGTTCCCTTTCGCTAACTGGTAAAGGGCACGCCACTGATTTAGCAATTATGCTAGGTCTAAGCGGACAAGATCCTGAGTATATTCCTATTTCGGATATTGATAAAATTATAAAATCAATCAAGGATAAAAATGAAATCAATCTTGGTAATGAAAACCAGATTCCCTTCCATTTTTCACACGATATTATTTTCAATAAAAACTTCCTTCCTTTTCATGCAAATGGTCTGACTTTTACGGCCTACATAACGGATGATAAAGAATATACTTCCACCTTCTACTCAATTGGCGGAGGTTTTGTGGTGAAAGAAGAACGCATCAATGCCAAGAAAAAAATTGCTATAAAATGTGCTTTTCCTTTCCCAATCGATAAAGCAACTGAACTTTTGGACTACTGCAGAAAAGAAAATAAAAAGATTTCGGAAATCGTTTACGAGAATGAAAAATCGATGCGTTCCGAAGAAGTTATTCATCACGAATTAATGCGCATTTGGAACACCATGCTGGAGTCTATGTATATTGGTTGCCATTCCGAAGGGATTTTACCCGGCGGATTGCATGTCCGTCGTCGTGCCTTTGATATGCATCAAAATCTTATTGGTTTAGCCAATTATAATTCGCCACAAACTTGGTTACAAGAAATTAGAAAAACCGAAGTCAAATTTCGCCAAATCCTAAAATGGGTGAGCTGTTTTGCACTTGCTGTAAATGAAGTAAATGCAGCTTTAGGGCGTGTAGTTACAGCACCAACTAACGGGAGTGCCGGAGTCATTCCAGCTGTATTAATGTATTACTTAGTTATCGAAAACCATAATGCTGGCGAAAAAGAAATCAAACAATTCCTGATGGTTGCCAGCGAAATAGGAAGTATTTTCAAGAAAGGCTCTACTATTTCAGCAGCAATGGGTGGCTGTCAAGCAGAGATTGGTGTTTCCTCATCAATGGCAGCAGCAGCTTTATGTGAATTAATGGGAGGAACTCCGGAACAAGTTTTAATGGCTGCCGAAATTGCTATGGAACATCATTTGGGTTTAACCTGTGATCCTATTGGTGGTTTAGTCCAAATTCCTTGTATCGAAAGAAATACAATGGGAGCCATAAAAGCGATTAATGCCGCCGAATTAGCCTTATCAACCGATCCAAAAAACGCTAAAGTTCCCTTAGACAAAGTGGTTGACACCATGTGGCAAACTGCTAAGGATATGAATAACAAATACAAAGAAACCTCCGAAGGAGGTCTGGCTATTGCCGTGAATATGGCCGATTGTTAA
- a CDS encoding KUP/HAK/KT family potassium transporter, translating into MNKSTIQKVSAASLLVALGIIYGDIGTSPLYVMKAIIGQREISKLLVYGGISCIFWTLTFQTTFKYIFLTLSADNHGEGGVFSLYALVKRFGKGKLVIPTILGATTLLADGIITPPISVASAVEGLGDVVPGIPTLPIVIVILSGLFYFQRFGTQKVGFFFGPAMVVWFSMLFVLGFVQILDHPAILTALNPMYAYQLLVEYPHGFWLLGAVFLCTTGAEALYSDLGHCGKENIRITWIFVKIALVVNYLGQASWLMTQGNTFLEGRNPFYTIMPQWFLFSGVIIATFAAIIASQALISGSYTLINEAMSLNFWPRVSMRNPTNLKGQIYIPSVNTILWAGCVLMILYFKNSSNMEAAYGFSITIAMLMTTVLLNYYLIYIKKMNRVLIAIIITVFGIIEIAFFIANIVKIKERWMFLFFELFIFMTMYTWFFARKINNKFLKFTNLTEHTLQLQELSNDISIPKYSTHLIYLSKADRNYEIEEKILKSIFSKKPKRADVYWFFHINRTNDPFTLNYEVIELLDDKVIKIVLNIGFRIQPKVELYFKKIVQNLVQNKELNLHIRPDGSTKYNAEPDFKFIILEKFLSVENEFAVKDALLLNSYYMLKNWSLSDTKAFGLDKSDVEIEEIPFVYQPIQKLELERKKI; encoded by the coding sequence ATGAATAAATCAACTATTCAAAAAGTCAGTGCCGCATCGCTTTTAGTGGCATTAGGAATTATTTATGGAGACATAGGAACCAGTCCGTTATATGTTATGAAAGCCATTATTGGACAAAGAGAAATATCAAAACTGCTGGTTTACGGTGGGATTTCCTGCATCTTTTGGACACTTACATTTCAAACTACATTCAAATATATTTTCTTGACACTTTCGGCTGATAATCATGGTGAAGGTGGTGTTTTTTCGCTTTATGCATTGGTAAAAAGGTTTGGGAAAGGTAAATTAGTAATTCCAACAATACTTGGGGCCACAACACTTTTGGCGGATGGAATTATTACGCCTCCCATTTCCGTGGCTTCCGCTGTTGAAGGATTAGGAGATGTGGTTCCCGGTATTCCAACACTTCCCATTGTGATTGTAATTTTATCTGGATTATTCTATTTTCAACGATTTGGAACCCAAAAAGTAGGTTTCTTTTTTGGTCCGGCTATGGTAGTTTGGTTTTCGATGCTTTTTGTTTTAGGATTTGTACAAATACTGGATCATCCTGCTATTTTGACCGCATTAAACCCAATGTATGCCTATCAATTACTGGTTGAATATCCTCATGGATTCTGGCTGTTGGGAGCGGTTTTTCTATGTACAACCGGAGCAGAGGCTTTGTATTCGGATTTAGGGCATTGTGGAAAAGAGAATATCAGGATTACATGGATCTTTGTTAAAATTGCTTTAGTCGTGAACTATTTAGGTCAGGCATCTTGGCTTATGACCCAAGGAAATACATTTCTTGAAGGAAGAAATCCTTTTTATACCATTATGCCACAATGGTTTCTTTTTTCAGGTGTTATCATTGCCACTTTTGCAGCAATCATTGCTTCACAAGCTTTGATAAGTGGTTCTTATACATTAATAAATGAAGCGATGTCACTTAACTTTTGGCCAAGAGTTTCTATGCGAAATCCGACCAATTTGAAAGGACAAATCTATATTCCTTCAGTAAATACTATTCTTTGGGCAGGCTGTGTTTTGATGATTTTATATTTTAAAAACTCCTCCAATATGGAAGCGGCTTATGGGTTTTCCATTACCATTGCCATGTTGATGACCACAGTACTTTTGAATTATTACTTGATTTATATCAAAAAAATGAACCGGGTTTTGATAGCCATAATTATTACAGTTTTTGGAATTATTGAAATTGCTTTTTTTATTGCCAATATTGTAAAAATTAAAGAACGTTGGATGTTTTTGTTCTTTGAGCTTTTCATTTTCATGACGATGTATACTTGGTTTTTCGCAAGAAAAATTAATAATAAATTTCTAAAATTTACAAATTTAACGGAGCATACACTGCAACTTCAGGAATTGAGTAATGACATCAGTATTCCAAAGTACTCCACGCATTTAATTTATCTGTCAAAGGCAGATAGAAATTATGAAATTGAAGAAAAAATATTAAAATCCATTTTTTCCAAAAAACCAAAAAGAGCAGATGTTTACTGGTTTTTTCATATCAACAGAACCAATGATCCTTTTACTCTAAATTATGAAGTAATTGAATTATTAGACGACAAAGTAATCAAAATTGTTTTGAATATTGGTTTTAGAATCCAGCCAAAGGTTGAATTGTATTTCAAGAAAATTGTTCAAAATCTGGTTCAAAATAAAGAATTGAATTTGCATATTCGTCCTGACGGTTCTACAAAATACAATGCCGAACCTGATTTTAAATTCATTATTTTGGAAAAATTCCTTTCTGTCGAAAACGAATTTGCCGTTAAAGATGCTTTACTGTTGAATTCCTATTATATGCTTAAAAACTGGTCCCTTTCAGATACGAAAGCGTTTGGATTGGATAAAAGTGATGTTGAAATTGAAGAGATACCTTTTGTATATCAACCTATTCAAAAATTGGAATTGGAAAGAAAAAAGATTTAA
- a CDS encoding serine hydrolase, giving the protein MKSKKLFNYFFLIVLFCCLISCDVFRSLRYGGIPSQSDYKHFPHRVINNGGPAYNFYKSNKEYQLGTTIGLANRDFNSTNVSLDSFATLHKTITFLIIRNDTIVYEKYNKGYTSNSFVSSFSMAKPFISTLIGIAIDEGKIKSENDFIVDYLPEFKDKIGWEKITIKNLLQHTSGIRFTDSELDPASDNAEFYWGDNLRERMINITLECPPNTKFRYSSENTLLLGYIIEKVTGGTISKYLEDKIWKPLGMEAPATWSLDRKDDKAIEKTFCCLQARAIDFAKLGRLYLNGGNWNGKQIVSKKWVEYSTHSDPSGNNKHFYNNNWGIGPFKYGSYFAVGLFGQYLYMYPEKNIIIVRFGDTETSYHPNYWQEVFLQIIDQM; this is encoded by the coding sequence ATGAAATCAAAAAAGCTGTTTAACTATTTTTTTCTTATTGTTTTATTTTGCTGCTTAATTTCTTGTGACGTATTTCGATCCTTAAGATATGGGGGAATTCCTAGCCAAAGTGATTATAAACATTTTCCTCACAGAGTAATTAATAATGGAGGTCCCGCTTATAATTTTTATAAATCCAATAAAGAATATCAGTTAGGAACAACAATAGGACTAGCCAATCGGGATTTTAATTCTACAAATGTAAGCTTGGATAGTTTTGCGACATTACATAAAACGATCACATTTTTAATTATTCGCAATGACACAATTGTTTACGAAAAATACAACAAAGGATATACCTCAAACTCATTTGTTTCCTCTTTTTCAATGGCTAAACCATTTATCTCTACATTAATAGGAATAGCAATTGATGAGGGGAAAATAAAAAGTGAAAATGATTTCATCGTTGATTATTTACCTGAATTTAAAGATAAAATAGGTTGGGAAAAAATCACCATAAAAAATTTGTTACAGCATACCTCCGGAATACGATTTACAGATAGCGAATTGGATCCTGCATCTGATAATGCGGAGTTTTATTGGGGTGATAATTTACGGGAAAGAATGATTAATATAACTCTCGAATGTCCACCCAATACTAAATTTAGATATAGTAGCGAAAACACATTGCTTTTAGGATACATCATTGAGAAAGTGACCGGAGGTACTATTTCAAAATATTTGGAAGATAAAATTTGGAAGCCATTAGGAATGGAGGCACCAGCGACCTGGAGTTTAGACCGAAAAGATGATAAAGCTATCGAAAAAACCTTTTGTTGTTTACAAGCTAGAGCTATTGACTTTGCTAAATTAGGCAGACTTTATCTGAATGGAGGGAACTGGAATGGGAAGCAAATTGTTTCTAAAAAATGGGTTGAATATTCGACACATTCTGATCCATCCGGAAATAATAAACACTTTTATAATAATAATTGGGGAATAGGACCTTTTAAATATGGCAGTTATTTTGCTGTTGGTTTGTTTGGTCAATATCTCTATATGTATCCTGAAAAGAATATTATTATAGTCCGTTTTGGAGATACAGAAACCTCGTATCATCCTAATTATTGGCAGGAAGTATTTTTGCAAATAATTGACCAGATGTAA
- a CDS encoding HAMP domain-containing sensor histidine kinase, with amino-acid sequence MKLLAKTSLYYLILSIPILILSGFICFHIITREVRESNNELLLNRKELIENYLKENDTISLKIITKSSEATIKKIAKINANEIFTPIFSDTLIFDKKENELAENRLLSSVFKVGNTNYSIKIWRSTLEYNELFRGIFTSLVILLILLFVTYLIINFWISKTVWKPFYETVTNLKKFRASDNVIPRFANTSVTEFDELNLSLNVMMQKMIVDFNSQKKFTENASHEIQTPLAVIKSKIDLLIQSENLKENEMKLIVAIDYACSKIIRLNKTFLLLTKIENRQFNTTEKVSFENTVDNSLVFFEEHIQANKIEIIKNIESDFCVLMNADLCLVLVNNLLQNAIRHNINSGNIEIFIAKNKITISNLGVDNPIDSQLFERFHKNSTSQESLGLGLSIVKEIADVSGLVFNYKFTSGKHCFILTKDNTVELK; translated from the coding sequence ATGAAATTATTAGCTAAAACAAGTTTGTATTATTTGATTTTGAGTATCCCGATATTAATTCTATCAGGATTTATTTGTTTTCATATCATTACAAGAGAGGTTAGAGAAAGTAATAACGAACTATTGCTAAATCGGAAAGAACTAATTGAAAATTATTTAAAAGAAAATGACACCATTTCTTTGAAAATAATCACTAAAAGCAGTGAAGCTACAATTAAAAAAATAGCTAAAATAAATGCTAACGAAATTTTTACACCTATTTTTTCGGACACTTTAATTTTTGATAAAAAAGAAAATGAACTGGCGGAAAATAGATTACTTTCTTCTGTTTTTAAAGTTGGAAATACTAATTATTCCATTAAAATATGGAGAAGCACATTAGAATATAACGAATTGTTCAGAGGTATTTTTACTTCGTTAGTTATTTTATTGATTTTGCTTTTTGTGACCTATTTGATTATAAATTTTTGGATTTCAAAAACAGTATGGAAACCCTTTTATGAAACAGTAACCAATTTAAAGAAATTTCGTGCCAGTGATAATGTAATTCCACGTTTTGCAAATACATCGGTAACTGAATTTGATGAATTGAATCTTTCCTTAAACGTTATGATGCAGAAAATGATAGTTGATTTTAATAGCCAAAAAAAATTCACTGAAAATGCTTCGCACGAAATCCAAACGCCATTAGCGGTTATAAAATCTAAGATTGATTTACTTATTCAATCTGAAAATTTGAAAGAGAATGAAATGAAATTAATAGTAGCAATTGATTATGCTTGCTCTAAAATAATTCGATTGAACAAAACATTTTTATTACTTACCAAAATTGAAAACAGACAATTTAATACCACAGAAAAAGTATCTTTTGAAAATACAGTTGATAACTCCTTAGTCTTTTTTGAAGAGCATATTCAAGCCAATAAAATTGAGATAATAAAAAATATTGAAAGCGATTTTTGTGTTTTGATGAATGCTGATTTGTGTTTAGTATTGGTTAATAATTTATTACAAAATGCAATTAGGCATAATATTAATAGTGGAAATATTGAAATTTTTATAGCGAAAAATAAAATTACAATCTCAAATTTGGGGGTTGATAACCCAATTGACAGTCAGTTATTTGAACGCTTTCATAAAAACTCCACTTCACAAGAATCACTTGGGCTTGGATTGTCTATCGTAAAAGAAATTGCTGATGTAAGCGGATTGGTATTTAACTATAAATTTACTAGTGGTAAACATTGTTTTATTTTGACAAAAGACAATACTGTTGAATTAAAATAA
- a CDS encoding ATP-binding protein, which yields MKSILNQIKRENQYLICVLSVSIVASLCLFTRDYLDYKIVGYLLLVVVSLLATFLDILPVLLSAILSALIMNFFFLKPYYTFHISNAEDSLLLFLFFLIALINGVLTYRIRKAEKILQIKELRINTMKLYDALLDSLSHELRTPISTIMGSIDTIQSKTLTISEENKQKLYSEIEKASLRLNHQVENLLNMSRLESGVIQPKMDWCDLKELVYNVLDSLKDDLQFHKVVVIADENLPLFKLDYGLMEQIIYNLVFNASQYTPKGAKIEIKVEYNPDIDFEYNPDKLMPCVITISDDGNGFPEAEIDKVFDKFYRLQNSKTGGTGLGLSIVKGFVEAQNGKITLENKEEGGSAFKIYFPTLVMNTAAISNE from the coding sequence GTGAAAAGTATTTTAAACCAAATTAAAAGAGAAAACCAATACCTAATTTGTGTATTGTCTGTAAGCATAGTCGCTTCACTATGTTTGTTCACCAGAGATTATTTGGATTACAAAATTGTGGGTTATTTATTGCTGGTTGTAGTTTCTTTATTAGCTACATTTTTAGACATTTTGCCAGTATTATTAAGTGCTATTCTTAGTGCTTTAATCATGAATTTTTTCTTTTTGAAACCCTATTATACATTTCATATCAGTAATGCCGAAGATTCTTTATTATTGTTTTTGTTCTTTTTAATTGCACTCATCAACGGAGTTTTGACCTACAGAATTAGAAAAGCCGAAAAAATATTGCAAATAAAAGAACTCAGGATAAATACAATGAAGCTTTACGATGCATTATTGGATTCATTATCACATGAATTACGTACTCCCATTTCAACAATTATGGGTTCCATTGATACAATACAAAGTAAAACGTTAACTATTTCTGAGGAAAATAAACAAAAATTATATTCAGAAATTGAAAAAGCTTCTTTACGTTTAAATCATCAAGTGGAAAATTTATTGAATATGTCCCGATTAGAATCGGGGGTAATACAACCAAAAATGGATTGGTGTGATTTAAAAGAATTGGTTTATAATGTTCTGGATAGTTTGAAAGATGATCTGCAATTTCATAAAGTTGTTGTTATTGCCGATGAAAATTTACCACTTTTCAAATTGGATTACGGTTTGATGGAACAAATTATTTACAATTTGGTTTTTAATGCTTCTCAATACACTCCAAAAGGAGCTAAAATAGAAATCAAAGTAGAATATAATCCGGATATTGATTTTGAATATAATCCAGATAAATTAATGCCGTGTGTCATCACTATTTCCGATGATGGGAACGGTTTCCCAGAAGCTGAAATAGATAAAGTCTTTGATAAATTTTACAGATTGCAAAATTCTAAAACGGGAGGAACTGGATTAGGATTGTCTATTGTAAAAGGTTTTGTTGAAGCCCAAAATGGTAAAATAACTTTAGAAAATAAGGAAGAAGGCGGTTCCGCTTTTAAAATATATTTCCCAACATTAGTAATGAATACAGCAGCCATTTCAAATGAATAA
- a CDS encoding PepSY-like domain-containing protein, giving the protein MKKLVMIMSIVFICSCAFAGTPPDVVKKAFAKKFPTATKVSWGVEGPKEWEAEFTLEGNKISANFSEDGTWLETEREIKAVNLPKAVLAAVKSKYSDWKIAEADKTESLKHGTIYEVDLKKGMKSKSLAFKEDGTSIKE; this is encoded by the coding sequence ATGAAAAAATTAGTAATGATTATGTCGATTGTATTCATTTGCAGTTGTGCATTTGCAGGAACTCCACCGGATGTAGTAAAAAAAGCCTTCGCTAAAAAATTTCCTACTGCAACAAAAGTAAGTTGGGGAGTTGAAGGTCCAAAAGAATGGGAAGCAGAATTCACATTGGAAGGAAACAAGATTTCTGCTAATTTTTCAGAAGATGGAACCTGGCTGGAAACGGAAAGAGAAATTAAAGCTGTCAATTTACCAAAAGCGGTTTTAGCAGCAGTAAAATCGAAATACAGTGATTGGAAAATTGCAGAAGCTGATAAAACTGAAAGTTTAAAACACGGAACTATTTATGAAGTAGATTTAAAAAAAGGGATGAAGAGTAAAAGTCTTGCTTTTAAAGAAGATGGTACCTCGATAAAAGAATAA